The DNA window TGGCATCTCAGATCCCCATAACCGTCAGGGCCCAGCCGGCAGCCGCCAGCTCTGCCGCTCTCCGGGGGAAGAAACGTCCGGGTAGTCCGGCGGTTTCTGCCGCTCCGCAGGTCACCGGGAGCACCAGcagcaagaagaagaaaggacaGCTGACAGCGACaccaacaacacagacacaggtAATCGATTTATCTGTCCATTAGTATCTAGATCATTCACACGTTTTTATTATATGGGCTATTGTTATTCAATGAACAGTAATGTTACTGGTTACGCTGTTCCTGTAATGTAGTGTAATTACTGAACATTACTCAGAGCTCAGAATAACGCTGACAGTAAAATATACCCACAGGGGTTGCGTTTGTTCAGTTGTACTAGACAGGCACTAGAAATGTGCAAGAAACATGCAAAGCAGCTGATATGCAATGCAAGAAAACTAGGATtgcaaatattgttttcattattgaactatctgcagattattttcttgattaattagGAATGTCAGGGAATGGGGAAAAtcaaattccttgttttatCTAGCCAGTCCCACAAAATCCCACAGATATTCAGTATACtatcagcaaatcctcacatttgagaagctgaaagcagagaatgtttggcattgttGCTTGAAAACTGTCTAAAATGACAGATGCAGATTAATTTCAGTTACTATTCGATTAACTAACTGTTTCTGATCTAAAGACACCCAAAAAGCATGAATAAACAGTTCATCACAAATAGACAGTATACAAAACCAAGTACAAATATCTGATATGTATAAATATGCTGTGTAGTACAAGTATGCATTTTTAGcgcagaaacaaacaaaatgttaacatCCTGGTCTTGTACATGAGGCCATATTTGACAACAAGCATAAATACCAGAGCCCCACTGACGTCAAGGTATTATTGTTCTTCATTTGTATTCTGTCTCACAGATTGAGTCCACATGAGCTCAGAGTAAAATCTAAAACAAGGTGTGACAATAGGGACTGATGACCGTAACTCttttgaatataaataaatcttttttcCAGTTGGGACCCCTACATATGATTTCAAAGTATTATGCATGTCTTAACAGCTACATAGACAGTCATTAAATTGCATCTTTAAGTTACTCTGTGTTTGGCCAACTGTAGACGTACATTCGaaacacatgtaaaacaaatagCTTAAAATCAAATGTGACTACTGTTTGTCTGAAGAGGCGTTGTCTTTCATCTTTCATTAGATAACAGCAGTGGAGTCGGTGGCTGAGGTGAAGGCAGGGGCAACAGTTGACAGCGGTCCAACTCCCACCACAGAGTCCACAGCAAAGCCTCCACCATTCAAAGACCCTGCATTTATGGTGAGTGACTGTGTCCATCTGGGTTTAAGTTTATCTGCCTCTGTTGCCTTTTCATCACCCCccccatttttctctcttaatCCTGGCAGCACTCTGGGATtggtggagcagcagcaggtaaaAAGAACAggacctggaagaatctcaaaCAGATTCTGGTTTTGGAGCGGACTTTACCCTGGAAGCTCAATGATCCCAACTGTGAGTTTTTGAATCTTATTTTTACCTGGTACATGTTGTATACCTCTAAACTACTAGGCCCTGTTTCTATATTCAAAATTCAACCACATTTATGCATatattaatgcaaaaaaaatgttttttgtttttttaaagttttaaagcaAAAGTACACATGACTATTTCATAAAGTGACTTCTTTCTACTGATGTCCAGTTTGAAACGCAATCTCACTAATAGCAAGTTGTGTCAAGAAACTAATTTTTAGGTTAATGTTGTGTAATGTTTTAGGCAAAAAGAGGCTTTAACAGTCTCATCCTAAATCTTTCTCTTTGCTGTTCTTTACAGTATACTGCATGTCAAAGCTGtataatattattacattaaatataagACTGCAGTGATGAGTCAGCGTCACTTTTACAAGAAATGTCCTTAATGGtagattttttctttgttttgttcataGACTACAACATTGATGCCCCTCCCTCCTTGAAGCCAAGCAAGAAATACTCTGACATCTCTGGACTCCCAGTGAGTAATCACATTGCTAAAATCCTCATTGTACAATAATACAAAATTTAATACAATTGCTTTCAAGTCTTGTATAAAGCACACAGTGAAAACTCTCGTCACTCCTCAGGCAAACTACACAGACCCTCAGACGAAGCTACGCTTCACATCCTCTGAAGAGTTCTCCTACATCCGCCTGCTCCCTACTGATGTTGTTACTGGCTACCTGGCCCTTCGAAAGGCAACTTGCATCGTACCCTGACAGCTGAACAAGGCTTGAAACCTGAAACAGGTTCAAACCAGAACTGAACTTATGTTAGTGTAGGAAGCTGTTGGGCCAGCCAGGAGACTCTGAGAGAGAAGTTGTGAACACCACTGAAAGGACAACTGCTGGAGCTCACAAGCTGGCTACTGCTGGATATTTGCACTGCTGTCTTCAAGAAGGCAATCTGAGTCATAaatctgtgacaaaataaatgcaacaaatgtgaaatttctggggtttttttcccATTTAGAAAAACATGGACATAATATCAGAAAGTGTTTacaagttaattaaaaagtcagaaataaGATATTCTTTTGCTTAtttgttaaaatacatttcccaCTATCTTTGATGATATTTTCCCATTAAGTGTTTGTATAAACCGTGGGGCAAGTTTTGGAGCTTGGCATGGATTTGCTCCTGCTTAATCCTTGGGGAACATACAGTTGTTTCTCAAGTACTGAATACAAGCATTACTGGCTAGGATGCTGTATGCCCCTTTGTGGAAGAACATCTGTTTCCAGTGGTGTAAATTCAGTCAGGTTGGGGTAGAGAAAGGTTGTAGAAAAGCTGTTGGAAGGAGTTTGTCCATTTCAGATTGACTGTCAGTTACTTTTTTATAAGGAGCCCATTAAAGCTAACTTGAATTTATTTGGTGTTAAAGTTCTTTTTCATATgggctttttttaaatgctttgtataaataaacattttctcagttgAAAATGGAGACAGACATAATTGCTGGCTGATTAGTTTCAATCTCAATGTTCCTTATATGACAACCTTTAATCACACTTGTTggattttgatataaaacactCCTTTTGGTAATGTGGGCCTTAACTGAAACATGCACACCTGCTACTGTACTTAGCTGTTTCTGGGATCTTTTCTTATATGCAGTAGCCTGCATGTATGTAAGCTATGCAAATGTCACTGGGCCAAGAGTCACCAAGCAGGCCTAATTTCACTTGTGTCATATGTAAATGTAGAATTGGTTCCACATGGTTCTAATTCCACAGCTGCATTTGATGTATGATTTGCTCTCTGACTGGTAGAGTGAGGATGTCTCATTAATCACACATGGCAGGCATCCAGGATCATTTCCATGGtatattttatgctatttttcACAAACGTGATGAATGAGGACCAGAATATTTCTCATGGTAATGATCCCTATTATGCAAAAACAGACCAGGAGCttgtgaaaattacaaaagcCCTGTTTAAAAATCAATCCTGCGACCTCTATACAGTATGCGTCCTTACCTGTTGAGATGGGgagattttaaataataattcttaAGCTTCTGCAATTCTTTCTTGATGCTTTGTTTACACAGGCCCTGTGAATACACATTGAACAGTTGTCTTTGTTCACAATaagtcagctgtgtgttttacCAATAAAGAATAATAAGGTAATGTGTTACCATTGAAGGATAAGATCCCATTGTTGcccaaactattaaaaacacataaatgagtgACAATGTTGCACTGGGTGTCATGTTCCAGAAATACAAACATAGTATTTCTGCAAATGAGTCTTGCTCATGCCTAACTTCTCCCAGCTTTGGACTCTGGCGAAGCTGATGAAGGCAGTATAGTATATCTATGAGAGTCAGACCAGCATTTCCATTCCTGCTGTGGCATCAAAACCTCAACGTAGTGATTAATGAACAGTGCCAGGGCTTTTTGCTACCCAAGCACACAACCCACTAGAGTATGTCTGCTCTTTTACGTTTTGGGGCATCTTTGCAGTGTGTCCACTGAAGAAAGTATACAGGGGTAGTatcagtttgtctgtttgtgtttagggCTATGTTTAAAGTCAGGAacaggttagggttaggattTCAGAGATTAATGTTACTATTAAAAGTCCTCAAAAGCATTGTGACATAAACCTGTAGTATACATGCCTTGTATGAGTGTCTACATATGAATATTTATCACATATGTCTGCTTAGTCTACCTACTCCAAAATAAGTGGAAATATAGAGTAACATGCAGTATATGAGCCGTTTTTCACTTATTATGCAGCCAGCAAATGCTGCAGGTATACCTGTTCTTTGCAGTCCCACTTTGTCACCACCTGGGTGTGCCAGAGCTTTGCTCATTTTGCCATCCATCCTTGCTGAGTGTTTGGTGTCTCAGTGCCACAGTGAGTCAGTCAGGTCTCATGAATGTGTCCATTTCTGAGCAAAGTTTGGGATTTATCCACTTGTACTGATGCAGGAGATTTATTCAATCACAGTTTTACACATCAGCAGGTGATTGATAAATACTACCAACTAGTAAAAGGTTGTCCTAAACAGTGGCAGCTGGCCAATAGAGGACGCCACCTTACCACTCCCCACATCCTAGACCTTCATTGAATAAGacttaattaattttttttttattatttattttaataatgtaacTATTATATAGTTAGTgagtaaaatgtataatctgCAATAAATTGTAGATTAAAAATGTTCTACGTTGTCTAAAAAATCCTGATAGGTCACATATTTCTGGCCTGGTACATGCACAGTTTGCTCCTCTTCAGTACAAGAGCTAACACTGTTGCTGACTCTGGGGACAACGAATACATGGCGCGttcaggcggggacaggagaggcatCAAGCAGGAGAAGAGCGAGAGGAAGGTCTGGCATCAGGGAGGTGGCGACAGCGTGTAGAGctagaatatttttcacatctaatgcggtgaattaaggatttattcggaccaaaccagagttggtgattgttggaacagtggaaagacaaaccaagacggttttggtgagttttatttatctATACCATAAGACTATCACCTCTTGAGGTATTAAGTGGTATTATGAGACAGGACGGGCcagggctagctggttagcatgctaacttcagtagatatctctgcaacacaatacatagacgtctttgacataacgtcaaaactgttattttttcacattctgttgataattttagttaatttttgaatgttttaaactcttaaatttcttaaattcttacacattgcacctttaagtCAATAAAAATAACGCCTTTTGAGAGAAGAACATTGCAACAGAAGCTCAGAGTCAAAGAGCCTGGACGTGATCAGCCTGACATAATTCAACAACAATCCAAAGGCTTTCTTTAAGACTTTCTGCCAGAAAGGCTTTAGGAAGTCGGGTGATGTAATATAAAGTGCGACAAAGTCCACACAGGGAGCAGGTTGGGGttgaatgggtcaaacacaggactttcaccgaGGAGACAGCTGTtcatgtcctgtgtgaaaccaaaaattaatgttgattttattattttaacccaaacaatgatcttttcctaaacccaACCAAAGGCTTTctaacacgtggttaacgttgtgaaacggtcacagtttggttaggtttaggcaccaacaCTACTTGATTAGGCTTTGCTTAAATACGCTGGTGTGATACCTTATTAGCCTACATGCTGCTGGATGTTTGGTATAGCCCCCCATGGAGAAAGGTGCACCATAAATGAAGCGAACAGgctaaataataatatgatgAATATAATTGACATCATAAATATCATAAATACTACTGTCATAGTTTAGCTATCAAACACACCTTCATAAAAGTGACATATACTATATGTATAATAGCACACAATTATTACTAATTCTATCAAGGGCACAGAAATGGATGTAAGCAATTTAGGACTACAGTTCAATCATATAATAACCATCATTAAGACATTGATTGTGGTGTGCATAAAATGGCTCATCTTCCTTTGATAGAGGATTTGGCACCTGCTGCATTTCACAGGATGTGTTttcagagaacacacacaccaatttaGCTGAAATCAACGAGTCATTCCTCTGTCAATTTTGTTCTCCAATGTATACTTTGCTGAACTTCTGCAGGTGAGTTTCCCCGACACTGGGGAGATACACTCTGAACTGATGTCATCTCGGTGCTCATTTAGGTCCTGTCTGCCCTCAGGTTTTTGCCATGGTCACATTTTAGAGATGATGGAGATGGCATCTGTGCTGTATAATGACTACAGACAGTAATTATATAGTTTCTTTGACTTCCCAGGACAGGCAGTTTTTCCAGGACTGCTTTTGCACCTGTATCATTGGACATATTGATTATACACATAGAGAAACAATCATCATTTGACAAATTTAACTTCAGGGGTATTTGGTGGACAAATAAGCACATCTTATTTAGCTGGTTATTGTTAAATGACCAGATCAGATCCATGACTTCATTGTCCAACATGGCTCAGTATGCCGTCACATCCTAGGAGAAGCTGTCACGACCGTATGGACATAAGGACAAGCCTTTCACAACAAGTTGGGGAAAAAGCTGTTGATAGAAGCTATATTGCATTACTCATCTGACAcgttttatttcttaaaatatATGAGAAGAATTCATGAGAACTATCCTCAAATGTCAGAGTCAGATAAATGGACTGCACCGCTCTGGTAAGCTGATCGATAGACCAACTCCAGTGCCTGCTGAGCCAGCAGGGGAACTTTCATATTTATGTGTTTGACCTATTGGAACAGCAGAAGTAGCATAGTGAACTTCTTTACTCCCTGTTAACAAAGCCATACCAGTCTGAATGTGTTAGATGCTACTTCACCATATAAATTATTTTGCTACAGCAATTGAGGCACAGTGTTTATGGTGGACTTCAGTTCTGCAGTAGCTTCAACATGACACTGAACACCTAGGCGAAGACAGCTGTCATCTATAGACACATGATCagatttttaactttatttgacAATAATCTTCCCCATGGCTGTATACAAACAAGGACCAAGCTCACAGAAGTTGATGTCCAGTTAAAGACATCTAGTAGAACTAAAGCAGAATACTTCCACTGAAATGCTGTTTGGTCATTTAGAAAGCGGAATAAAGAACCTTCTCACAACGTCTTTGTAACTTCCTGAAACCAACTGTCACATTCACTTTTTGCAGCGAATGGCAATGTGCAGGTAGATGTGAGTGCTCTCAAATTCTAGTCTCCACAATCCTCACATAACCTCTGTGTTAGAGATGGGAGGAGTGCAGCTGAAATCTAAATCAAGTTCTGAACAACAGCCGTGACAGATGGACTCTCCATGTTTTTGAACCACAGTGGCACAGCTGGTATTCAACACACACCAGGAAATCTGGCTACCAGTGGACTA is part of the Siniperca chuatsi isolate FFG_IHB_CAS linkage group LG9, ASM2008510v1, whole genome shotgun sequence genome and encodes:
- the ino80c gene encoding INO80 complex subunit C, which produces MASQIPITVRAQPAAASSAALRGKKRPGSPAVSAAPQVTGSTSSKKKKGQLTATPTTQTQITAVESVAEVKAGATVDSGPTPTTESTAKPPPFKDPAFMHSGIGGAAAGKKNRTWKNLKQILVLERTLPWKLNDPNYYNIDAPPSLKPSKKYSDISGLPANYTDPQTKLRFTSSEEFSYIRLLPTDVVTGYLALRKATCIVP